ACTCTTTTTACAAGATGGAGTGAAATCGTGAAATCACGCGGCTTACATACttctttttcatatttcagtGTTCGCGTCCAATCCGATCATGTCATTATGTCGACCACGAATATGACATTCAGTTCATTGGTTTGATTGCGAGTACCTTCCTTATGCGATAGGGACCTTTGAAAAGCATTTCTGACTAATATGATTTATTCCCAATTTGCATTGAACTTTCCTTGTCTTTTTTAACTTCATCATTTTACATTTCTTAATACACTCAAGAGCATTTCGAAAGACACAGATTAATTTGCATCATTAGTAAACGAACCTGCAAAAGGCACAAACAAGAGATCTCATTGCTGAAGGTTACATACATAGTCGGCTTAATACTTAGAGGAATTTCAATCTTACTATCCCTGTTGATGTTGTCAGGGTGAAGTCGCATGTGAATAGCCCCTTTAACCCTACATGTGTACCAGTATGGGTCCGGCGATGAATGAACTTAACTTTCCAGAGCGGATAGTGGCCGGTTAAAAAAAAGCTGGAGCTCAGTGGATTATGATTTGGCTGTTTTGTCCCTTCCTTGTTTTACGACTTGTAAAAACAAGCATTGGTGTATCCTAAATTTccggtttttgtttttgtttttttttccggatcCTTAAAAGAGTGTCATATAATTTACATTCCCTCAGAGGTCCATTAAGCTAACACACACTGAGGTCGAACAGGCGATCTAGACCGGAAGAAAGAGGACAGAGCTCAGCACCATCCAATGTATTGAATTCCACCGAGTTTCGCAACACAGCAAACTAGTTGGTCCCGTCTAGatacatttatatttttttttgttttattatagcCATCCGACAAAATTGAAATCTAAAACGAGTTGCTGGTAACATTGCAAATGCACCATTCTCTCTTTGCAGATTATTTCAGATAGTTTAGTTCCAAGTTATTGCTCATCCGTGGTTCATCCCTCTCAGATCAAAGTTCAGTCAGCTTATCCAATCCAACCAGTTCATCCAGCCGACCACGACTATCACAGTCATTACATTGGATTTAACTGGAAGGACTTTTGAAGCGATTTTCAGTCTATATCGGGAATTCAGACCCATCATTTAAGCACAAGGTGCAATTAATgttcttttatattttgaagttGATCATGTTACATTCCTACGACAACGTTAAAGGCCATTTAGTATAGACAGAGCTAGCCCTGCATTCTAAATCTTACATCTCGTTAAGAGGCAAAACCTGAGCGGGCTGCGCCCGTGATCTACAGcccaaaaaggaaaagagaggtTTTTTGAACTCTGGCATTCTAAATGCataaagaactggattgacaaaagagttTCCAAAAAGTAGAGAGAGGACGGGTAAATATAAACGAAACCATGCTCGAAAGGAAATGGTTTTGAACGAAAGAACTGACACTAAAAAATGAATGTGGAAGAAAACGTAGGGCAGCGTTAGCAGTAAGGAAACAACTGTAACAATGAACAGTgttttggtcagttttctttctctgttgGTTTTACCATCATGGTGATGTGGTTGATTTCcacagacaatttttatagctatCGACGAGTATGAAACAAGAATAATTagaaggcaaaacaagaaagatgGAAAGTATGTCAAAAAAAATTCCTGTGGACACTTTCAAAGTACGACGTTGGTTAAAGAAAGTTAAGAAAACGCTAGTTGTAAAGAgcccagctgtaatccaaaTGGCCACTACAACTActtcaaaaattttctttttgacgaggTGATTCTTGAATGGACAAAACATTGGGAGCGTCCGGTCCAGAGAAATAGCAGTAAGGTTTAATAATGGCACTAAAGGAAAGAAATAGAAAGAAATGACAAGCACGGAAAACGCAATCACACTAAAACAATTGATCGCCCAAATGTCAAAATTGTCTCCAAAACGCCAACACTCAAATATCACGTAGCCACCTTACAAACATATCGGCAACTGCCTGGTTGATCACCAAGTAGATGTCgcgcttgcgaagactgcgctctttcagaTAGATAATAATGTCGAGGGCATTTAAGTTCACCATAGCAACAGCTTCGATGCCAAACACTGTCAACCAAGCAATGCACTCAGATGGACTAAACAGCGCCAAAGTTGTGTTTGGTTGCCGAGAATGGTTGGCCGTCtgcgaaaagaaagaaaatggggCCGTTACTAGATATGATAAAATATACCACCGTTGTATTGCGcttacaaataaataattttgtttgctgAAATATCTCTACCAAAAGCGGCCCTTGACTCTCGTTGGCCAAAAACACTTGGTACGACACCGGTGAACTTGCGTCAATGATGATCGAAGCTGGAAAAGCACAATACATCCATGGAAACACGACCCCTTACTGCTATATGGGTTGCATGTATGGACGGCATACTGCGAAATGAGAACTGAACTGGATCAGTGAAATAGCAATCTTACTTGCAAAACTGCACTACTTTCTATTTGTGGTTCTTTCCATGATAGTGTTTTCCGGGTTACAGCTATATTGTGACTACTGACGCCGCAATTTCATTACTGGTGATTGAATTAATTTTGCTATAATATAAAACGttagtaatgataataggacTGAGTAGAGTACAATTCGGTCTTCAATCGTacaagagataaaaaaaaatccgcAAAGGGgcagtccgatttgttaatcaagagtaTGATTGGGGGAAAATTGGACAACAAAAAGtcttattaccaattaatcataaatattacagttTAAAAGGATCtcaaaaaggacaaaaaatcagcgaaaatttcacaaaaaattcTCCAATCTATGACTTTGTTTAAAATTTGGGTTTTTGGCACATAGTTGTCGCTGCTATAGTGACTACATTGAAGTCTTTGACTATTttatttaaaatgcagttttaattgtaaTTGGTCTTGACTGTTCGATTGCGGACTGTCATATTACAAACTGTCTGATTACGTGATAGGAAGCAAAGTAGTAGAAAATGCATGGTCTTTTAAACCCCTCAGATTTGGGGAAAGTGTAATACACCTTTCcctgttcattaccagaaaatgTGCTATTCGAGGCATCGAGCGTTATATAGAGGTAACGTTGATATGAGGGTGGATTTAACGTGCGGTTACCTATTTCGTCCAACCACACCTGATTTAGGCATAAAGGACGCCCCTTTTACCGCCTCTGCAGCTGAATTACGCTTAAAAGGCTACCTTAGCCCATTGCCATCCCTTTCAATTCCAGGAAGAGTAATGgtacattactattttattgaaatcTCACATAAATTTACATGAGAATGGCAATTAAATACATCATCACAATCAGCAAAGATAGggcttcaagggaaaaaaaagtttgtctccaaaggagctcacaaattttcccaaaaaaatcacaatcatgaaaattagcataatgtatgCAGATTTTTCTTACATAGTACATGAAAGATGGCCAACAGTGTTGGGTATGAAAAAAAGTTAGAAGAGGAAATGTTTCCACACCCTTTGACTTGCACTCTTCCAAATCTggtgaaaataaaacaaacacaaaattaattacaattttttattgagaaaccttttattgagaaaaataattaacaatcttcctggcatttttttttttttgtggggggtgtgtcttactttgggtggatggaaaagtgaagaaaaggtgaaatgagccctccttagcctttgaaagtgcttttttctccaaaataacaacttttcacagttcaaccatGCTGCGTACCATATCGACACAAAATATATGATACCTGGacttgtttcgggactttttgggggggggaggtgTGTCTATGGGGGTGTAGAAGCTCTATTTAGGTCCACATAAgtctgggaagaaggaaaaacatccctattcaaactttttacaacacacagtctctatcatgagtacttcacaatgtcGAATACTCACATGCAGCAGCAGGTGCTACTacttgacctcttgacctctaccaggaaatgtcacaaaatatcaggaaatatcagctagggcagctacacagaatagaaacaaaacagattaaGCTTTGAACCTTcaaaaatatatgtatgatgCAACGAAATAGAACAATTTCGATATAATCAATTTATAATCACAGATTACTCACCTGGAGAACAATGGACCATTCATCATTCTCTCCTTCTTCACTGTCTTCAAGCGCAGTGAAAAATTcgaatctacatcgctaacataaatagaaaacacggatctattcaacagattggttgtaacaattgaaaaacggcgacaaagcgaaatcgggacagaaaataagtaaataatgatGACAGATCActcgagtaacgcaatttccggtaactctatccttcggcgtcctttcaaacaaaacatgatctcttcgctcaaagaggtcaaaaacgatatttttttggcgcaaacacgaatctttttactttagatatcaaCTAAGAAGCACTTTCCTATAAAACAAGAtcgaaatcaagagtcacaagGGGAAAAAAATCATATTTCGCTGCAACTgaggaacagattttcgctgtgTGAGGACCGCGTGGTCGCATCTCATAAATTTCAAATCCgttcttacctcgaaatatcgggctcaattttcgaacagacgGTCCCATTCACCTTTCTATCCAATATCCATGCTATTTGTAGTGttttccatcaatttaaggggaaaatcggagtcatttgaatcattttctttcacttacGATCTCTCAGCGATTACGCCATGACGCTGAAAATCGGAAAATTGATTTCATAAATTTCGCATAATTTATGAATTAAAGCTAGAATTTTAAAACTCGGCCAGTGATTGGGTATTTTCCTAAACTATGACGTGGCCAAGTTTGACGTCAATCGGATGTAACgcaatttttttatgaatttccGGATTTTCGATCGTATACGATCGATAGATTGGTGGTACGGATGGGAACGGGTACCTTAGGGAGATGAATTCAGATGACGGCGAGACGCTCCATGGTTTTCGCTCCGGCTGTGCGATCACTCTAGCTCTTGCAGGTGCGGATCTGGCCGAGATCATGGATCATGTTGGATGGACTAGGCGTCACACAGCCCTATACTACATGCAGTTGGCGAAAGTCTTAAATCCGGCTGGAGCCTCGGCGCGGCTGACCTCGAACATTGGCACAGAACCGTCCTGTTCATGTCAAGATAATAACCAGCTAAAACGGTTGGTGTGTGCATACCCTGCAGTCAGCCGCGAGAAGTGATATTACGAAGAAGAGCATCTGTGAGGCTTGGCGAATAATCCCTTCACCGGAATTGGAGAGTTGATTTTCGGTCTAGTCTTAGGGAGTTATGAATTGGTTTGGGGCCTGACTTCTTGGAGGATTTAACGATGGTCTCCTTTAATAGGTGGTAATTAGTATTGGGGAGGAGTCCATCGTTAGCCTGGTCCACAAGAACACACTAAATGACATTAAAAGGAACGGCAGCCAAATTTATCCCCAATCTTATTGCAGTGCGACAATGGACGCAGTGTGGAATAGTTTACTATTCACACTGCATACATTAAAGCAACGCATATAAGCTCAGTGCACAtgaataaattatcactttggccCAACTGCCGTACGGTGCAGGGACCGTGCATAAACGAGACGTTTGGTACTGGCAGGGAGGCCCGGGAATTCAATGCTAGATTTGTTTTCCTGACCCACTTACCCTTCAGTCTAACACTGTGGCCGTTGTCGGATCTGCAAATTTATCCCCAATCTTATTGCGGTGCGACAATGGACGCAGTGTGGAATAGTTTACTAGCAGCAGATAGTCTATGgcaatagacgctattcataaatggctgccaattcattattcttttgtccttgtgctacttagcctaccaagcctcattgtcatgtgctaaattgaaaggAATTCTTGCTttagggcgaggcttggtaggctaatttgcacaataacagaacagaAATAAAATAGCCGCCATTTATAAATAGGGTCTATaaagccaatcagattcacgaatTCACGATAGACTATCAGTAAATTTATACaaaactcgatagaaacacggaagATGTTTTCTACTCCTTAATTAAAAGTTCATCGCAGCTATTATtaacgctacttaagcagtaatgGGTTGGAATCCCGCGAATGAAATGAACAAGAAACTACAGCAGTATTCACTATTTATAGCAGTATTCAATTTCAGGACGGATCGAAATCGCAGCAATGTGATTGGCAGATATTGTTGGCGTTTGCAATTCTTTGTTGAGGATACATATCATTAAGGTCTTTAAACAATGGcctattgattttgaaaaaagtcTCACCTTCTTTGCTAAGTGTCGCGCAATTGACACAAATAGGTTTGTACTGTTTTATCTCAGTGGTACCAGTGTAAAAGAGTGAGTCACGCTTAAACAGTTTTTGTTTAAGAGTATTTTCAAGTCTGTAATTTATTAACCAATTTGATGGATGATTTCGCGTGCGTATACTATATATACCTTTTTCTAACCTAGTTCAAGATCGGAGCAGGGTTGCTCGGAGCGTGCGAGCATCGTACTATGGAACGCGCAATTGAATTCAATCATTATTCTTATTTATTAAGGTCATCGTCACGGTGTGGAAAAGGAAACTACTAGTTGAAGTTGCTGGGGTTTAAATGTACCAGGCCGTATGATACGGCCCGAAAAATTGACCATTCTTTGTTGAGGATACAAATCATTAAGGCCTTTAAACAATGGcctattgattttgaaaaaagtcTCACCTTCTTAGCTAAGTGCCGCGCAATTGACATTAACAGGTTTGTATGCCTGTCATTAAGGTCTTCACACAATATCAAATTCAAGATCAAAATGTCTCACCTTCTTTGCTGAGTGCTGCGCAAAGGGAAATAGGTAGATACTTTATAAGAAACACCTTGAAGCCATAGGCTGAATTGCGGAATATTTGCAAATACTGATGATAAAAAGAAGATATAATATATAAACAACTTTGTCATCTATTAAGAAAGACGAGACATTAGCTACATATTATAGACATGcctaaaaataaaatgtttcttCAAACGCTCGGTTTTGCATTTGGGGAGAGTGAAGTCTCTTTTGCATTTCAGGGCGTATTTACAACTATTCCTTTCGTGGAGGAGGCTGTGGAGTCTATGGGTGGGGTCACAGACTGTCTCATTAAATAGATCCTCTCATGGAATACCAGCGTCAATAAAAAGCTTGAGTCGCGCTTAAACAACACCATAACTTCgtttttacacagaacttttGCGAAGAGACCGGAATTTTTAAATTCGCTGAACAAACACATTTTACAACACATCTTAGACAACTATTAACAATGAACTCGGCTATGACGGTGATCAAATTCGCCTCCGTAGGCGAGGTGGCGTAGGCGAGGTGGCGTAGGCGAGTTTGCACGTAGGCAAGTTGACTGGATAGCGTGGTCAATCCAAAACTAGACTCCTATGCGCGCTGATGGGGTTAAAAATAGCGAATTAAATATTTACAGCTGTATGTTCAAGTTGTCATCGAATATGGTAAATTCAATATAGAATTAAAAACTTATTTCTGTATGTTCGAGTTGACATAACCTCACATGGGGTAAtatcaagttcaagttcatgttgatatagtttacgtcatagaaagtgcgtcgtacggggttatatgcacgacttgtttgtgtcaaaaacccgaacgagcgaggtacgagcgagtgagggcttttgacacaaacaacgagtgcaCATAgccccgtacaaagcactttctatgacgtgagctgtttattactcgtaacacgagaattttcattgaaatagttctctaaccaaaaactgaaaacaaaaactcacgcacttggagcagaaaattggcgatagacatctctctgtgatttgctcgatgtgttcttgttttcctgatggcatacaaacacgtctgggcagcaactaaTTGCCACAAATCTAGAACTTTCCttcgccttcgcaggaaaatttgaaataggCGCTGacaaaaaagccgccaaaatctgaaacgctatttgaatgtaaacgatgaaCGATTcggattggctagcaaaggcctttacgctatcgttgattggttatacgtccacatgtgaaaacagttgtacgccattctgattggctgtataggcttttttcacacgtgaaaatatagcatatagatttctacaaatgagctttacggaatgaaattctcgtgttacgtgtaataaaagACTGTACGGAACAGTTCAgaaggacggtgcctaccatTGTTTATGCGCAGGTTATCTACGCATCACGCAACGCATGGATCACGTGATACATAGCCCGTCCCGCGAGTATAGTATTTTCGTGACTTTGCTTCTTCCTTGTTGcttcaaaagttggatatgcTGCCCtctgtaaatgaccgtaaaagagAGCAGAACGGCCAGTTTATTAGATGCAAAAACAAGCGTCGACAAGTTTCTTCGTAGATCCCAAAATGCAAGCGTTGAACTCACGAGGGAGGGGATGGCGaaaaaatgtaacccaaccgaGAGGTGATTTCATACGAGTTGAAAACAGatcaaataaattgaaaaaccgcgtggttacccctacattttatgttataaaatggAAGTGGCAAACCTATTCTGCTTGTCATTAGTTACTCGTTGTGAGCAAAACTTATTTAGACTGTATTTTAGCTGCACCAAAGGAAGGCTGTCATGGACGCTGTAAGCGTCGCAACGATTTTGTTGTTCAAAACGTTTcaaacgtgttttttttttatgttaccaTTTGCAATGTAGTCTTAGGATCTTTATAActtgtttacttttctgtaagTGAAGGAAAATTCTAAGGAAATCgttgaagaaatattgtttccttatttttttttttcagaaaaatgctgatatcagcatttttgttgagattcaaggctaattatctcAAAAACATGCGTGGCTtcccctatttttctttttggattccaatagcttttgcaaagatctactttttgTGCTTGGTCCCAATTTGACGCAAAAACTTTcgtatttagtaggcaccgtccttaagtgcgTGCAGGGCGCCTATGCAAAATGGGAAAGTTTCAGGCTGGCCCATGAAGCAACGCAGGCTAAGTTTGAAAGCTACAAGGTATGtaattttggtttgttttgttttcttttttttcttaatgtttgtttgtttttcttttttttttttttggcttgccttttttaaatattcttttgatttctttttggttttttttgttttgttgttgcttgtttttgttttaattttgttttgtgtagGTGTCAAAACACTTCATAATTATGTTATCAAAAATCTTTGGAATCTTTCTTGATTATGTTCTTTGGATAAAGTTAAAATTAAAGAGTAGGGTAAAGCAAACAGTCCGAATGCTGTCCAACCCGTGCAAATGGcgcctttttctatttcttcttgttttttctGGAGCTGTCACGTTAAAAAACAGATTACAGATTTTGCACATTGTGCAGATtaaatactttatttttttgtctgctTCTCAAACAAGAACGCTTTAGCACTATTTTATAATTCTATTCCCTAACACTAATCCTAAATGAACCTAACACTAATCCTAAGTGTGTGCGTGTAGATACCCTGCAACAACGAAGTTAACATGCAGTACGAAATGTGACTCATGCACTTCAAGGgaatagataaaaaaaaaaaaaaagaatacggCTGATTTCCGTGCTTTAAATAGACTTTGGCAAACACGGTTATAGTCATTGTGCATGGAATATTCAACCCTTCCTCACCTCCCATTTTTCAATCCATTTAAAGCTTTGGGGCAATGCGGAATTCAGTCTACCAAATGGCATAATATTTTTACAGTACTCGACTTATTTCTTGCTGATAGCTTTGGCTTTCACCCGTTAAAGAGCATACCTATACAGAAATAAATTCCAAACTATGCAAAATAAAAGACCTTGTATCCATCgttaaaaaaaagtgttaaaaGCAATATGAAGTTAATAGTTCTGTGTAATTTTTTCCAGTGCTTTCTGCTGTATTGAAAGTGGGGCATAGGTGTGGTAGGTCCATTAGGTCATTGGTATATATGGAGGTTGCGAAGAGGACTTCTTGATGGCAGTCTTGGTACAGCCTGAGGCTAGTTGGATGCAGACCTGAGCATCAGTATATCCGTTTGAATTTCCAACTGTCACTTGTATTCTGCTCAGGATGttaaaacgtcagtcaccatTGAAGGTCCTTTTCAGGACTCATCCCACACGATCAAATTCCATTGAATTATGTAACTCCTGGGTGCAAACCATTTTCTATCTTAGCatattctgtagtttagccgAGCAGGCTTTTGAATTCAAGTTTTATTGATCGACAACAACAACTAACCACATCTGCTTCTAAAATGAGTTTGTTTTGATATATTAAGCTGACAACACCACaatttaagaatttgattggtcgagtgagaaAAGCTGCATTTTGAAGGACAGCAAGTGAAACGGTTTACCCTTAAATCGCCCTCTTAAGACTCTGAACTCGAGCTTTCAACATAAATGAAGAGGGCGGCACTCAGAATTTGCTCTTGCTCTAATCGCTGGTGCAAACATTTTTAACCTATAAGTCAGCGCTGCAAAATCCAAAGATTATCAGACGTCTTTATGATCACATAAATGGCGACAATGCGTTTTTTGTTGCGGGAATGGGACGGTGTGAAAAAgtcggaaaaaaaacaaaacaaaacaaaacaaaaatcgcgAATGGAATGATCGCGAACAATTAAAAAGtaaattaatgaaataatttattgaagCGTTCCcttacaaaaataacaaaacggGAAAAAAGGATACTGGAATATAATGGTCTCtaacaataaagaaataaataaataaacaaataaaaatgggAAACGGGAATGGAACGATCCCTAACAATAGAAAAAGTGGGATACGGGAAAGGAATGGTCTCAAGCAATGTTTCCTTGAATTCATCTGAGCAGTCCAAACACTTTGCCGACTCTCAGCCTTTGCAGCCT
Above is a genomic segment from Acropora muricata isolate sample 2 chromosome 1, ASM3666990v1, whole genome shotgun sequence containing:
- the LOC136926667 gene encoding tachykinin-like peptides receptor 86C; amino-acid sequence: MANHSQQQNATSIFPLFSASECIAWLSVFGMEAVATVALNAVTVIVYLRERSLRKRSMYLVINQAVADMLLGASLFIDYWILGIRCDLWTINPVSNPLIVFINVLSTVFDTASIINLAAISLERTHATFRPFKHRLAKKKIFGTTVALTANHSRQPNTTLALFSPSECIAWLTVFGIEAVAMVNLNALDIIIYLKERSLRKRDIYLVINQAVADMFCPQEFFLTYFPSFLFCLLIILVSYSSIAIKIVCGNQPHHHDGKTNRERKLTKTLFIVTVVSLLLTLPYVFFHIHFLVSVLSFKTISFRAWFRLYLPVLSLLFGNSFVNPVLYAFRMPEFKKPLFSFLGCRSRAQPAQVLPLNEM